DNA from Ptychodera flava strain L36383 chromosome 15, AS_Pfla_20210202, whole genome shotgun sequence:
ctgaaacgtcttgggttgcggtgccgagaGTGACTTGGGGCCAGAAATTGAgataacgtgtggactacgatgccgatttttcagacaacgcccagagaatccgaaaccttccacacaaaatgagtgattgacagaaatgtgttgcaacaaatttcgtctggttgtcgccgaagctcagtcgtggggagtgctttcggtgttatcctttgcgtacaGAAAACGCATAAGGATGAagaaaatgcgtagagagtcaatttcaatgcgtaaatacgcacgatttttgcgtaaacgcaaACTCTGAATATTACTGCTGATACTTGTAGAaacttttgaatgttttatgGTAATGCCATAGGTTGCTATGGTACCCAAATATAATTTCAGTCATTGAGCAAAATTGTCACTTGCTATCGATTCCAGTGTAGTAACGTATCATACTAGTGTACTTCTGTGGTAAAGTGTTATCTATTCAGGATGGCCAACCCTACGGCAATGAAGGTAGAGATCACTGAGCAGGAGATGAAACGGTTACAGGATACTATAGCAAGCTTGAAGGCAGAAGTAGCTCGTAAAGACGATGAGGCTGCAGTGGAGGCTGAGTTGCTAATACAAGAGAGGCAGAGAGAGAAATCAAGAGGCTGGTTTCGGAGAAGAAACACGCTGCCTCTGAAGTCGAGTCACCTTCAGGCCATGCCAGTAAAAGTGCAGCTACAAAGATGGTATATGTGTCACCAAATCGAAAAATTGACAGATTTGATGGCAAGCGTGAATCAGGGCTGCTCATTGAAGACTGGATAGAAGATGCCAGAGCAGTAATTGCATCAAGGGGTCTGACCAGCCATGAACAAGCAGCGTTTCTGATTGAAAACTTGTCTGGCAAAGCACGACGTGAAATATTGGGCAGAGGTAAGAGCATAAGCTCGGATCCAAGTAAGATATTTGCAGTGTTGACTAAAGTATTTGGTGATGGTGACACGTTGCCACAATTACAACAGCGCTTTTTTGCCTACCACCAGAAGGATGGAGAAGATTTAGTGGCATGTTCCCTGGAGCTGGTGAACCTGTATGATAGAATCATCCAACTGGATCCATCGTTCAAACCAGGTAGGGAAACGCAGCTGAAAAATCGACTTGCTGAGGCCGTGTTAGATGACAACCTACGAACAGAACTCAGACGTCTGAATGCTGACCAGCCAGCTCTATCATTCTTCGATGCTAGAGACCATGTCATAACCCTGATGGGACGGACTGAAAGACGTTCACGGGCAAAGCGTGGTGCCGTTTTATGTGAGGTTGCAGCAGAGGAAGACTTGCGTGCCCTGATTATCAAACAAGGTGAGCAAGTTGCAGCCCAGCAAAAGCAGTTAGAACTGTTGACATCTATGATACAAAATAGAAACACTAGTACTAGAACAAAGCCGTCAAAGCCTACTGTATCTGCAGATGGTAAGAGGCGATGCTGGAAGTGTGATGCTATTGGCCATATAAGTCGGGACTGTCCCAAGAAACGTGATCGACAAAATGGAAGTGCTACTGAAACCAATGGGAAAGCCGAGACTGATGAGTTAAACTAGGCAAGCCTACTACCGTGAGCCATGTGGTAGGCGAGACTGTGACTAATGGAGGCTCAATCATACTTAAAGCAATTGGTGACTGTCCAACGACAATGGTGAAGTTAGGTGGTGTTGAGGCGGCATGTTTGATTGACACGGGCGCAGAGGTGTCGACCATAACTGACGGATTCTTCAGGGAGTATTTGACTCAGGAAGGGGAACTGGTAGATGTCTCCTCGTGCATCACGATTCAGCTTCGCAAGGGTTGGAAATCCCCTACAGTGGGTATGTGGAGCTTTCGTGACTGTATTCAATTATGAAGTTTGATGGTCTTGGATTCATTGTGGTACGTGATCCAGTCAACACTCCTGTCGAGGCCCGGAAAAAGAGAGTTCCTGGTGTGATCGGATCTAATGTACTACGAGATATTAGACAAAAGTTAGTCTGTAAATATGGTGATGATTACCACAAGAAGTTATCTTCATCACTAGGCGATGGTGAGGTCAAACTTCTACATGCAGTAGAGATGTATAGGCCGATGGTAACGAGTCAAGAGACAATCGCAACGTCCAACGACATGCACCTTGTTCGCGTTGCTGGTAGGAAGCCTATTTTGGTCCCCGCTCGATCAATCAGTGTTGTTGAAGGTTCTGTCCGGCCTGCTGCTAAGGGACAAGTATATCATGCCGTCATTGAAAGACATGAAGCCCGCGTGGCTGAGCTACGAAACGGACTTGCAGTTGGAGCGTCATATGTGTCTGTGGGTCGTGCTGGCAGAGTTCCCATGCAAATTGCTAACTTCAGTGATGCTGATGTCTATTTGCAGCCACGTACGCCCATTGGAGTTGCTAAGTCTGCAACTCTGGAACCGACTGTCACATTTCATAAGATTGATGAGAACTCAGTCCAAGTGAGAATGTCCAATCGGGACGAAACAACTTCATCCATTGTGAAGGACATTGTATCAAAGATGGATGTTGGTGAACTTAGTGAAGCGGAACAAGATGACTTGAATGAGGTAGTTGGCAAGTACTGTCAAACCTTTAGTATGCATGACAACGACATTGGTTCCTGCGATTTGGTTGAACATGAAATACACACCACTGATGACATTCCAGTTAAGATACCCTACCGGAGAGTGCCACCACATCAATGGGACGAGGTGAGAGAATACCTCCAGAGATCCCTGGATGCGGGTGTTATAAGGGAGTCGAGCAGTCCATACGCCTCTCCTATCGCAAAAAGTGCGGGAAACTGCGTTTATGTGTGGATTATCGCGCACTGAATGCCAAGACGCGCAAGGACGCATATCCGCTCCCCAGAATAGAGGAGGCACTGGACGTGTTGAATGGGGCGAAGTACTTTTGTAGTCTCGATCTCGCCCATGGCTTCCATCAAGTACCGGTCGCCGAGCAGGACGTCGAGAAAACTGCCTTCCTGTCAGGCACGGGTGGTCACTATGAGTTTGTCAAGATGCCATTTGGTTTGTCAGGAGCACCGGCTACATTTATGAAGCTGATGGACAAGGTGTTTGGCGATCAAAACTTCCAGACCCTCCTTGTGTATTTGGACAACATCCTAGTGTTTGGATCAACGTTCAAGGAAACTTTGGAACGCCTTGAGATGGTCTTGTCACGGTTGACCAAACTCAACTTGAAAGTCAAACCGGAAAAGTGCCAGCTTTTTCACACAAAGGTCCACTATTTAGGCCATACCGTAAGTGCAGATGGTACTGCCCCGTTGCCTGAGAAAGTGAAGGCAGTACAAGATTGGCCAAGACCTCAGACAGAACGTGAGTTGCGTGGGTTTCTAGGCCTGTCTAGCTACTACAGGAGGTTCATACCAGGTTATGCGAAGATAGCTGCACCTCTACAGAACCTGTTGAAGAAACCTGACGATACACATGGTAAGAAAAAGGACAAGAGAGTACACGCCAACAAGCGCAACCTACACAGGGTGGTCACTGAGTCATGGGACGAGTCATGTGAAGCATCCTTTTTGGCACTGAAGCAAGCTCTCATTTCACCACCAGTGTTAGGATATCCAGACTTTAAACTGCCTTTTATCCTGGAGACGGACGCAAGCTACGCATGGATTAGGGGCTGTATTATCACAGAAGCAGGTGATAAGGTGGTTGTGCTCAGCTACGCCAGCAGAAGTTTGAAACCCAATGAGCGAAATATGTCGAACTACTCTAGCATGAAGCTTGAGCTATTAGCACTACGTTGGGCTATCACCCAGAAATATCGCGACCTCCTTATTGGTGCGGAATTTACCGTCTACACAGACAACAACCCGCTCAGCTACCTCTTGACTACTGCCAAGCTAGGAGCCACTGAGACGAGATGGGCAGCTGAGTTGGCACAGTTTAACTTCAGTATAAAGTACAGATCTGGAAAAAGTAACGGGAATGCTGATGCATTAAGCCGGAAAAGGAATCACACTGATCAGGGAGAGTATGCCCGACTAGAAGAAATCCACATAGACATCGTCACTAAGGACACTTTGAGTGCCAGATCCTCAACACCTGTGCCCCAGGTTGTCCGTATTGAAGCTGAACAGAAAACGGCAAGGGTGCTGCTAACGAAGTTAGGGCGAAGTCAAGCAAAATGGAACCCAGGGCGAGTTCTACATTTCCCTCGATCCAGGAATGTGACCTTAAGCTGATGCAGTCAACTGATGATGTTGTGGGTAGACTGTGGTTCTACTGGAATTCCAGACACGCCCCAACCAATCGCCAACTGATGAAAGAATCAAAAGAAGCCCGCAAACTTCTTCGAAATTGGAAAAGGATAAAGAAAAGGACGGTGTTCTCTATCGTGTTGTGTATGACGCAGGGAGAGAAGTCAATCAGCTGATACTTCCAAGTTCTCTAAAAGAAAAAGTTCTAAGCGCCGTTCACGATCAGGTTGGACACCAGTCTGCAGAGAAAACTACTGCACTTGTTAGGAACAGATGTTACTGGCCAGGCATGATAAAAGAAGTTGCTGACTATTGTCGCGTTTGCCAACGGTGTACTTTGGCCAAAGCAGGGAAGCGGTTACACCCCACCATGGGCTCCTTGACTGCTTCAAGACCACTAGAAGTACTCGCAATGGATTTCACAGTGCTCGAACCCAGTTCCAGCGGCATAGAAGATGTTCTTGTCCTCACCGACATATTCACAAAGTTTACTCAGGCAATCCCAACCAGGGATCAGAGAGCTGTGACTGTAGGGCGCACTCTTGTTAGAGATTGGTTCATGATATTTGGCATCCCACAACGGATCCATAGCTACCAGGGTCGCAATGTCGAAAGCAAGGTGATACAGGAACTGTGTAGAATTAATGGCTTCAGAGAAAGTTATACCATGGCATATTACCTGGAAAGAAATGGTCAGTGCGAACGCTTCAACATACTCTTCACGATAGGCTGTGTACCCTTGCTCCAGAGAAGAAATTGAAATGGCCTAAACACTTTCCGGATATTGTGTACCCATTTATAATTACGCCATTTTACGCTATTTGCCACACTATCTTTTCTTTGAAAGAGAGCCTACCCTTCCAATAGATCATCTGCTTGGTACAGAGGCTTGTGCAAGCACAGAGAGCCAGATGGATGATTGGGTTTTTGAACACCAGAAGAGATTGAACGAAACCTTTTAGGCTGCATCccaaaatactgagaaaagaGCTAAGGCGAGATAGAATGATGCCAAGGCAGACAACACTGATTTGCCCATAGGCACGACTGTATTCTGTAGGAACAGAGCCATTAGAGGCAGGAACAAGATTCAGGACAAGTGGAGTGCTGAACCATACCGTGTGATCAAAAGGCTGGACACGGGAGGTCACACTTATGTCGTTGAACCTTTCAGCAAGGAACTGCCAgtgaaaattggaacaggtgtgAGTTGCTTGATGCTAGGCATATGATCAAGGATATTGACAACGGTTATAATCCAGAAATAGCCCTCGAAGATGAACATTCCGAGGATGGTAATAGTGAAGTTGACGATGACTTTTGCATAGACAGCGAAAGCTGGGATCAAGTGGTGAGTCAACCAGAGATCGAGGAAACTGCCACTTGCATCTCCATAGATGTTCCAGGTGATGACTCCAAGGCAGAAGATCAAGAATGTACATTGATAACCCATTCAGAGCCACCGCAACCCCCCAGGACAGGATTGCCTGAACATTCTTGTGTAGAGTCCGAACACTCTGTGACGGATGACACTCATCCACAGTTGAGGCGATCAACAAGGGTTAACGCTGGGTTACATTCAAATCCACATCACTTGCCTCGATCGGCAATTAGTGAGTCAAATTCTGGTGATGCTAATGCTAATTTACCATCAAAACTTGATGCGCAAGTTCTTGCCAATTTAGTTCAGTCGCATTTATTCATGACACAGTTACTTAATTCACAGAATTTTTAATGTTGTATTTTGCAATGTTTAGTATATTTCTCGTTACAATGTTGGTTATGGGGACATTAACCGTCAAGCAGGGAAGTGTGTGAGGTTGCAAATTTGTTCACTCAGGTGTTTGAGGGCGCACTTTGTCAGGCGCATGCGTGGATCACAAAAGATCTGATAGTGCAGTGATTTCTGGCGCGCACATTGAAAGTCTTAGCAGTCAGTTTATCACAATTTGAGTGCGTTCATCACAACTTGCAGAGAACTCACATGAACCCCCTCTTGGTAAGCGTCCTTGTGTTGTATTTGAAGTCTTTCAGAATACTTTTCATTCAGTTCTATAGACGTTTTCAGTTCGTATCTGGTTGGATGCGAACGTACGCACATGTGtgcagacacacagacaagtGTTCAGCGGCCAGTGTTTACCGTTCATGGCCACAGTAATTTTTCTGCTTTGATATTTCACGTTACTGTTGACACAAAACCGAGTCTAGTACTTTATGATGTGACTCCTAGTCATAGCCATTCTGAACACAGGACATtttggtggtatttttgtcaGTAGACTCTTAGAGCGGCCAtattgtaatgtaatgtaatgtttaCACGTAGCGTACACTGATGGAATGTTCTGTACAATTTGCAAGACATTTACACCGCTGTCTTATTACTTAAACAGGTGTTTTAGTGTGATAACTGCAGAGGTTGTATGAGGCCACAGACACGGGTTGCATCCTGTCAGGGTGAGTTTTGTGTATTATTCACATGAAGTCCAAATTGTAGTACTGTATTCAACAAGTCTTTATTATTGTAATGCTGTGATGACATAGCCACCCCGTCTATCCATTGCTCAGCATGTAATCTCTCTGATgcaacaatatattgaatgttaCTGTACTGCATGTAGAGGTATGTGAATTTGATTTCTCAGTGGAAACTTGAAACAGTAGTGTAATTATTTACATGGGTATTCTCTGTACTTCTTGTACACAGGTCTTCTTCTTCTCCATGTCATTCctttaccttggcataaagaGTTCACTATTCTGTGCTGAATGTACTGGCAGGAATGTACTACTGATTTGCCTTGAGTATTAATGTGGAATTGGAAATAAAAGAACCAGGTATCAATGACTCAAGCTGCCGTGTCTCTGTGCATCTCTACCGAACGTTACACTTGCATAGTCGctaaacacagaaattgcattccttgttgccattttcgttcgtttgctgtttacttgcatcaaaatatcgtctaactgtgccggtgacagctgtgcatgacgtttcgcagccatagttGCTGACTGCtagtacaagcgaacgacaatttgttatgcgcagaaaggacgcgcagtaagtaaaatgacgtcatctatgtaatatcaaatgcagagggcatcatcaagttcgcagagggcattaTCACgtttgcagagggcatcatcacgttcttttacatgtcacgtgagtcatgtttaaccaatggcagtgcacgctgaatcagtgaggtgtaataaatatatatatcaaggcATTTACTGTACAGCTTCCTCACATCTTATGGTTGTGTTGTTTCCATAACAGGATTGGACCAGTGCTCTCCAAATCCTTGCTCCAATGATGGTACCTGCGTAGGCATCCCAGGATCATGCACACTGTACTCATGTTAGCGTATAGGCTGTTACACTGGTCAGACTTGCGACTTATGTGAGTCCTATGTTGTAGATAAACTTGTAGTATTTCCACTGACGCACTGCAGCAAAACAAGTGTACTTTAATACCTACCACTCTGTACAGGCAAATATTTTTTACTGACCAGATGACTCATTGTGTTTGTACAAAGTAGACACTTGATTTTTTACCAGCAATACACTTTATCCTGTTCTTTATTATGACTGCACAGATACCTGTGGAATCCTAGACTGATAACGTAAGATAATTTGAAAATCAAGGTAGAATACTAGAATGCACCATCCGCGACATAAatttagactctcaaatttttagaAATCTTTTCAGAACTACttcttgtaggggctcatttttaaagctgttggagtacaagaaaaatatttgacactttagtgtttcgaaaattgaattttgtccATCGAGTATAAACAGAGATGGCTGCCAGTAAAATACCAGTAAATATTAGCTAATTTGCTTCCTTAATACCAAACTTGctcagtgacccctgatttttttatGCTTGATTGGTAATAGGATGATTGAAGGTTTAAGTGAGGAAAGTTTTTTAGCAAAAgtgttctttcactttcgaggcgcataccaccttaatCTGGTTAGTGGCCCCAATAACAGCACCTGACACTGGCACACACTATGACAAGTGGctcaaaaaaggaaatttagATATTAAGAAAGTTTCTGATGAACCATACTTGACTTCTCAAGTGATGTTTGATGTTTGAAATGGTAATCCAGTATAACCCAGTTCCTGGTCAAACAGTCATTTTGTTACCCTTTGTCATTTTGTCTATCCAGTGCTGAACCCGTGCAGTCCTAATCCCTGTCAGAATGCTGCAACGTGCTCACAAGTATCATTTACAGAGTATTCCTGCACCTGTATGGACTGCTACACTGGAACCTACTGAGAGAGACGTAAGTTCAGCAACAgacatggaactcattcttttCCTCAGTAGTGTGTCTATGACTGCATTATCTGTATAGCAACTCTGAATGTGTGTCCGTATGTATTTGTACAAGTGTGTGCACTTCACAAATTGCACAACATTTCCTGTATTGCCTTTAAATTGAACACCCCCAGGGGAGGGGAATAGGAACACCCCCAGGGAAGGGGAATTGCAAAGAGGAAGAATCCCTAAAAGGTATAGGAGCAAAGCTGTGTTGTGTACAGGTCAAATCACACCAGGCAAGATGACAACAGCTCTTATTGAGTGTGTAttaaaaatcaaagaaacatcGGCTGAAAATGTGttattgtcataaaat
Protein-coding regions in this window:
- the LOC139152211 gene encoding uncharacterized protein translates to MVYVSPNRKIDRFDGKRESGLLIEDWIEDARAVIASRGLTSHEQAAFLIENLSGKARREILGRGKSISSDPSKIFAVLTKVFGDGDTLPQLQQRFFAYHQKDGEDLVACSLELVNLYDRIIQLDPSFKPGRETQLKNRLAEAVLDDNLRTELRRLNADQPALSFFDARDHVITLMGRTERRSRAKRGAVLCEVAAEEDLRALIIKQGEQVAAQQKQLELLTSMIQNRNTSTRTKPSKPTVSADGKRRCWKCDAIGHISRDCPKKRDRQNGSATETNGKAETDELN